Proteins co-encoded in one Flavobacteriaceae bacterium MAR_2009_75 genomic window:
- a CDS encoding methyltransferase family protein has protein sequence MAEFWEDNFNDKQEMWGMKPANSTILTKDLFLAKGIKNILVPGFGYGRNAQVFQDNGIEVTGIEISRTAIELYHKHFGDAMTVHHGSVTDMPFETTKYDGIYCFALIHLLNQKERKKLIRDCYNQLTSGGIMVFTAITKEANTYGKGSPLGKDRFEIFDGLQLFFYDQESVENEFEQAGLYEVLEIEEDQPMYLIKCQK, from the coding sequence ATGGCCGAATTCTGGGAAGACAATTTTAACGACAAGCAAGAAATGTGGGGGATGAAGCCTGCAAATTCCACAATCCTAACAAAAGACCTGTTTCTAGCAAAAGGAATAAAAAACATACTGGTACCCGGTTTCGGGTATGGGAGAAATGCTCAAGTTTTTCAAGATAACGGTATCGAAGTTACGGGAATTGAAATCTCTCGAACGGCTATTGAGCTTTACCATAAGCATTTCGGAGATGCAATGACGGTACACCACGGTTCGGTCACCGACATGCCTTTTGAAACTACCAAGTATGACGGTATTTATTGCTTCGCACTGATTCATTTGCTAAATCAAAAAGAACGGAAGAAACTGATTCGAGATTGTTATAATCAGTTGACGAGCGGTGGCATTATGGTCTTTACAGCTATTACCAAAGAAGCTAATACTTATGGCAAAGGTTCGCCTCTCGGCAAAGATCGTTTTGAAATTTTTGATGGCCTACAGTTATTTTTTTATGACCAAGAATCCGTTGAAAACGAGTTTGAACAAGCCGGTCTTTACGAAGTGTTAGAAATTGAAGAAGACCAACCTATGTATTTAATTAAATGCCAAAAATAG
- a CDS encoding hypothetical protein (manually curated) encodes MSNISYIIEVFITDIRDECEIKSVLKLLGIHFPNLKVNYDLNETNMPFPCGHTILRVESATIYPEKIISLVQKSGLQCEVLEDKICIK; translated from the coding sequence ATTTCTAATATCAGTTATATAATCGAGGTATTTATCACCGATATTAGAGATGAATGTGAAATCAAAAGCGTTTTGAAGTTACTTGGTATTCACTTTCCGAATTTGAAGGTAAATTATGATTTGAACGAAACCAACATGCCCTTCCCTTGTGGTCACACCATTCTAAGAGTTGAATCGGCAACCATTTACCCTGAGAAAATCATTTCCTTAGTCCAAAAGAGTGGGCTTCAATGTGAGGTTTTAGAAGACAAAATTTGTATCAAATAA